In one window of Azotobacter salinestris DNA:
- a CDS encoding Nramp family divalent metal transporter: MRNSTAAGAPAGRSPQPSRNPLRRLLAVLGPGLMMAGAAIGVSHLVQSTRAGADYGFTLMWVILLANVLKYPFFEYGHRFTAATGQNLLEGYLRQGRWVLGLFFALNLVTAVTSIAGVTFVTAALAENLFGFGFSNAVWSAGLLLFCVALTVLGHYRYVEGAIKAMLAVLFLATVSATLAAAIKGPVAAPGTPVPALSIAFLVALLGWMPAPIEVSVWNSLWVQAKERALGRRISLAEARWDFNLGYVLTILLALIFTALGALVMFGSGESLSGNASVFSKQLVQLYGATLGELWMPVVAAAAFSAMLSTVLTVVEAYPRSLAEALHLLAPGLRIRHHAHHSLWMVGTSLLGWLIVQAFLDDLTRLIDLVTSIAFLSAPVFAVMNYRLIFSDQVGAEARPGLALRLLSRAGILFLTGFSLFFLYSRYFAA; this comes from the coding sequence ATGCGCAATTCCACCGCTGCCGGCGCGCCTGCCGGCCGTTCGCCCCAGCCTTCCCGCAATCCCCTCCGGCGCCTGCTCGCGGTGCTGGGCCCTGGCCTGATGATGGCCGGAGCGGCCATCGGCGTCTCGCACCTGGTGCAGTCGACCCGTGCCGGGGCCGACTACGGCTTCACCCTGATGTGGGTGATCCTCCTGGCCAACGTCCTCAAGTATCCGTTCTTCGAGTATGGCCACCGCTTCACCGCGGCTACCGGGCAGAACCTGCTGGAGGGCTACCTGAGGCAGGGCCGCTGGGTGCTGGGGCTGTTCTTCGCGCTGAACCTGGTCACCGCCGTGACCAGCATCGCCGGCGTGACCTTCGTCACCGCGGCGCTGGCGGAAAACCTGTTCGGCTTCGGCTTCTCCAATGCCGTCTGGAGCGCCGGTCTGCTGCTGTTCTGCGTCGCCCTGACGGTGCTCGGCCACTACCGCTACGTGGAAGGGGCGATCAAGGCGATGCTCGCGGTGCTGTTCCTCGCCACCGTCTCGGCCACGCTCGCTGCGGCGATCAAGGGGCCGGTGGCGGCGCCGGGCACCCCGGTGCCGGCCCTGAGCATCGCCTTCCTGGTCGCGCTGCTCGGCTGGATGCCGGCGCCGATCGAGGTCTCGGTGTGGAACTCGCTGTGGGTCCAGGCCAAGGAGCGCGCCCTCGGCCGGCGCATCTCCCTGGCCGAGGCACGCTGGGACTTCAACCTCGGCTACGTGCTGACCATCCTCCTCGCCCTGATCTTCACCGCCCTCGGCGCGCTGGTGATGTTCGGCTCGGGCGAGAGCCTGTCGGGCAACGCCAGTGTCTTTTCCAAGCAGTTGGTGCAGTTGTACGGTGCGACCCTCGGCGAGCTGTGGATGCCGGTGGTGGCCGCCGCCGCCTTCTCGGCGATGCTCTCCACCGTGCTGACGGTGGTCGAGGCCTATCCGCGCTCGCTCGCCGAGGCCCTGCATCTGCTGGCGCCGGGCCTGAGAATCCGCCACCACGCCCACCACAGCCTGTGGATGGTCGGCACCAGCCTGCTCGGCTGGCTGATCGTGCAGGCCTTCCTCGACGACCTGACCCGGCTGATCGACCTGGTCACCAGCATCGCCTTCCTGTCGGCGCCGGTCTTCGCGGTGATGAACTACCGGCTGATCTTCTCGGACCAGGTCGGTGCCGAGGCGCGGCCCGGCCTGGCGCTGCGCCTGTTGAGCCGGGCCGGCATCCTGTTCCTCACCGGCTTCAGCCTGTTCTTCCTCTACAGCCGGTATTTCGCCGCTTGA
- a CDS encoding hydrogenase small subunit yields the protein MSQLETFYDVMRRQGITRRSFLKYCSLTAAALGLGPTFAPQIAHAMETKPRTPVLWLHGLECTCCSESFIRSAHPLVKDVVLSMISLDYDDTLMAAAGHQAEAALEETMRKYKGEYILAVEGNPPLNEDGMFCIVGGKPFLDQLKHAAKDAKAVIAWGSCASWGCVQAAKPNPTQAVPIHKVITDKPIIKVPGCPPIAEVMTGVITYMLTFGKLPELDRQGRPKMFYGQRIHDKCYRRPHFDAGQFVEHWDDEGARKGYCLYKVGCKGPTSYNACSTVRWNEGTSFPIQAGHGCIGCSEDGFWDKGSFYERLSTIPQFGIEKNADEIGAAVAGGVGAAIAAHAAVTAIKRLQNKGDQA from the coding sequence ATGTCTCAACTCGAAACCTTCTATGACGTGATGCGGCGTCAGGGCATCACCCGCCGCAGTTTCCTCAAGTACTGCAGCCTGACGGCCGCGGCCCTGGGCCTCGGCCCGACCTTCGCCCCACAGATCGCCCACGCGATGGAAACCAAGCCGCGCACCCCGGTGCTCTGGCTGCACGGCCTGGAGTGCACCTGCTGCTCCGAGTCGTTCATCCGCTCGGCCCACCCGCTGGTCAAGGACGTGGTGCTGTCGATGATCTCGCTGGACTACGACGACACCCTGATGGCCGCCGCCGGCCACCAGGCCGAGGCGGCCCTCGAAGAGACCATGAGGAAGTACAAGGGCGAATACATCCTCGCCGTGGAGGGCAACCCGCCGCTCAACGAGGACGGCATGTTCTGCATCGTCGGCGGCAAGCCGTTCCTCGACCAGCTCAAGCACGCCGCCAAGGACGCCAAGGCGGTGATCGCCTGGGGCAGCTGCGCCAGCTGGGGCTGCGTGCAGGCGGCCAAACCGAACCCGACCCAGGCGGTGCCGATCCACAAGGTGATCACTGACAAGCCGATCATCAAGGTGCCGGGCTGCCCGCCGATCGCCGAGGTGATGACCGGGGTGATCACCTACATGCTGACCTTCGGCAAGCTCCCCGAACTGGACCGCCAGGGCCGGCCGAAGATGTTCTACGGCCAGCGCATCCACGACAAATGCTACCGCCGCCCGCACTTCGACGCCGGCCAGTTCGTCGAGCACTGGGACGACGAGGGCGCGCGCAAGGGCTACTGCCTGTACAAGGTCGGCTGCAAGGGGCCGACCAGCTACAACGCCTGCTCCACGGTGCGCTGGAACGAGGGCACCTCCTTCCCGATCCAGGCCGGCCACGGCTGCATCGGCTGCTCGGAGGACGGCTTCTGGGACAAGGGCTCGTTCTATGAGCGGCTGAGCACCATCCCGCAGTTCGGCATCGAGAAGAACGCCGACGAGATCGGAGCCGCCGTCGCCGGCGGCGTCGGTGCCGCCATCGCCGCCCACGCCGCGGTCACTGCCATCAAGCGTCTGCAGAACAAGGGGGATCAGGCATGA
- a CDS encoding nickel-dependent hydrogenase large subunit: MSSLPNASQLDKSGRRIVVDPVTRIEGHMRCEVNVDANNVITNAVSTGTMWRGLEVILKGRDPRDAWAFVERICGVCTGTHALTSVRAVEDALGIRIPYNAHLIRNLMDKTLQVHDHIVHFYHLHALDWVNPVNALKADPKATSALQQAVSPAHAKSSPGYFRDVQTRLKKFVESGQLGLFANGYWDNPAYKLPPEADLMAVAHYLEALDLQKDIVKIHTIFGGKNPHPNYMVGGVACAINLDDVGAAGAPVNMTSLNFVLERIHEAREFTKNVYLPDVLAVAGIYKDWLYGGGLAGHNLLSYGTFTKVPYDKSSDLLPAGAIVGGNWDEVLPVDVRDPEEIQEFVSHSWYSYADETRGLHPWDGVTEPKFELGPNTKGTRTNIKELDEAHKYSWIKAPRWRGHAMEVGPLARYIIAYASGREYVKEQVDRSLAAFNQSTGLDLGLKQFLPSTLGRTLARALECELAVDSMLDDWQALVGNIKAGDRATANVEKWDPSTWPKEAKGVGINEAPRGALGHWIKIRDGKIENYQAIVPTTWNGTPRDHLGNIGAYEAALLNTKMERPDEPVEILRTLHSFDPCLACSTHVMSPDGQELTRVKVR, translated from the coding sequence ATGAGCAGCCTGCCGAACGCCAGCCAGCTCGACAAATCCGGCCGGCGCATCGTCGTCGATCCGGTGACCCGCATCGAGGGCCACATGCGCTGCGAGGTCAACGTCGACGCCAACAACGTGATCACCAACGCGGTGTCCACCGGCACCATGTGGCGCGGCCTCGAGGTCATCCTCAAGGGCCGCGACCCGCGTGATGCCTGGGCCTTCGTCGAGCGCATCTGCGGCGTCTGCACCGGCACCCACGCGTTGACCTCGGTGCGCGCGGTGGAGGATGCCCTGGGCATCCGCATCCCCTACAACGCGCACCTGATCCGCAACCTGATGGACAAGACGCTGCAGGTGCACGACCACATCGTGCACTTCTACCACCTGCACGCGCTGGACTGGGTCAACCCGGTCAACGCCCTGAAGGCCGACCCCAAGGCCACCTCCGCCCTGCAGCAGGCGGTCTCGCCGGCCCACGCCAAGTCCAGCCCCGGCTACTTCCGCGACGTGCAGACGCGCCTGAAGAAGTTCGTCGAGAGCGGCCAGCTCGGCCTGTTCGCCAACGGCTACTGGGACAACCCGGCCTACAAGCTGCCGCCCGAGGCGGACCTGATGGCCGTGGCCCACTACCTGGAGGCGCTGGACCTGCAGAAGGACATCGTCAAGATCCACACCATCTTCGGCGGCAAGAACCCGCACCCGAACTACATGGTCGGCGGTGTGGCCTGCGCCATCAACCTGGACGACGTCGGCGCCGCCGGCGCGCCGGTCAACATGACCAGCCTGAACTTCGTCCTCGAGCGCATCCACGAGGCCCGCGAGTTCACCAAGAACGTCTACCTGCCGGACGTCCTGGCGGTCGCCGGGATCTACAAGGACTGGCTGTACGGCGGCGGCCTGGCCGGGCACAACCTGCTCTCCTACGGCACCTTCACCAAGGTTCCGTACGACAAGTCCAGCGACCTCCTGCCGGCCGGCGCCATCGTCGGCGGCAACTGGGACGAGGTGCTGCCGGTCGACGTGCGCGATCCCGAGGAGATCCAGGAGTTCGTCAGCCACTCCTGGTACAGCTACGCCGACGAAACCCGTGGCCTGCACCCCTGGGACGGCGTCACCGAGCCGAAATTCGAGCTCGGCCCGAACACCAAGGGCACCCGCACGAACATCAAGGAGCTGGACGAGGCGCACAAGTACAGCTGGATCAAGGCGCCGCGCTGGCGCGGCCACGCCATGGAGGTCGGCCCGCTGGCGCGCTACATCATCGCCTACGCCTCCGGCCGCGAATACGTGAAGGAGCAGGTCGACCGCTCGCTGGCCGCCTTCAACCAGAGCACCGGCCTTGACCTCGGCCTCAAGCAGTTCCTGCCCTCGACCCTCGGCCGCACCCTGGCGCGCGCCCTGGAGTGCGAGCTGGCGGTGGACAGCATGCTCGACGACTGGCAGGCCCTGGTCGGCAACATCAAGGCCGGCGACCGCGCCACCGCCAACGTCGAGAAGTGGGACCCGAGCACCTGGCCGAAGGAGGCCAAGGGGGTCGGCATCAACGAGGCGCCGCGCGGCGCCCTGGGCCACTGGATCAAGATCAGGGACGGCAAGATCGAGAACTACCAGGCGATCGTGCCGACCACCTGGAACGGCACTCCGCGCGACCATCTGGGCAACATCGGCGCCTACGAGGCCGCGCTGCTCAACACGAAGATGGAGCGTCCGGACGAGCCGGTGGAGATCCTGCGCACCCTGCACAGCTTCGACCCCTGTCTGGCCTGCTCGACCCACGTGATGTCGCCGGACGGCCAGGAGCTGACCCGGGTGAAGGTCCGCTGA
- the cybH gene encoding Ni/Fe-hydrogenase, b-type cytochrome subunit, whose amino-acid sequence MALEKSLEAGDGQEKVRKQTAVYVYEAPLRLWHWLTALSIVVLGVTGYFIGAPLPTMPGEAMDNYLMGYIRFAHFAAGYVLAIGFVGRVYWAFVGNHHARELFLVPVHRKAWWKELWHEVRWYLFLEKTPKKYIGHNPLGQLAMFCFFVIGAVFMSVTGFALYAEGLGQGSWADRLFGWVIPLFGQSQDVHTWHHLGMWYLVVFVMIHVYLAVREDIVSRQSLISTMVGGWRMFKDDRPD is encoded by the coding sequence ATGGCACTGGAAAAATCCCTGGAGGCCGGCGACGGCCAGGAGAAGGTCCGCAAGCAGACCGCGGTGTACGTCTACGAGGCGCCGCTGCGCCTCTGGCACTGGCTCACGGCGCTGTCGATCGTCGTGCTTGGCGTGACCGGCTACTTCATCGGCGCGCCGCTGCCGACGATGCCCGGCGAGGCGATGGACAACTACCTGATGGGCTACATCCGCTTCGCTCACTTCGCCGCCGGCTACGTGCTGGCCATCGGCTTCGTCGGCCGGGTCTACTGGGCCTTCGTCGGCAACCACCACGCCCGCGAGCTGTTCCTCGTGCCGGTGCACCGCAAGGCCTGGTGGAAGGAGCTGTGGCACGAGGTGCGCTGGTACCTGTTCCTCGAGAAGACCCCGAAGAAGTACATCGGCCACAACCCGCTGGGCCAACTGGCGATGTTCTGCTTCTTCGTGATCGGCGCGGTGTTCATGAGCGTCACCGGCTTCGCCCTCTACGCCGAGGGGCTGGGGCAGGGCAGCTGGGCCGACCGGCTGTTCGGCTGGGTGATCCCGCTGTTCGGCCAGAGCCAGGACGTGCACACCTGGCATCATCTTGGCATGTGGTACCTCGTCGTCTTCGTCATGATCCACGTCTATCTGGCCGTGCGCGAAGACATCGTGTCCCGGCAGTCGCTGATCTCCACCATGGTCGGCGGCTGGCGGATGTTCAAGGACGACCGGCCGGACTGA
- a CDS encoding HyaD/HybD family hydrogenase maturation endopeptidase, which translates to MTGSSPNILILGIGNLLWADEGFGVRCVELLNERYRFPDSVRLMDGGTQGIYLVQHVQQADCLIVFDAVDYGLAPGTLKLVRDDEVPRFMGAKRMSLHQTGFQDVLALAAFTGAYPRELLLIGVQPEELEDFGGSLREPVRAQLEPALQVALAFLAERGVFAAPRDGDAEQLAPAQLALGRYEAERPAEDVAYRHGDIRFIAQPGREED; encoded by the coding sequence ATGACAGGCTCCAGCCCCAACATCCTCATTCTCGGCATCGGCAATCTGCTCTGGGCGGACGAAGGCTTCGGCGTGCGCTGTGTCGAGCTGCTCAACGAGCGCTACCGCTTCCCCGACAGCGTGCGGCTGATGGACGGCGGCACCCAGGGCATCTATCTGGTGCAGCACGTCCAGCAGGCCGACTGCCTGATCGTCTTCGACGCCGTCGACTACGGCCTGGCACCCGGCACCCTGAAGCTCGTGCGCGACGACGAGGTGCCCAGGTTCATGGGCGCCAAGCGCATGAGCCTGCACCAGACCGGCTTCCAGGACGTGCTGGCGCTGGCCGCGTTCACCGGTGCCTATCCGCGCGAGCTGCTGCTGATCGGCGTGCAGCCCGAGGAACTGGAGGACTTCGGCGGCAGCCTGCGCGAGCCGGTACGTGCCCAGCTGGAGCCGGCGCTGCAGGTCGCCCTGGCCTTCCTCGCCGAGCGCGGGGTGTTCGCCGCGCCGCGCGACGGCGACGCCGAGCAACTGGCGCCGGCGCAGCTGGCCCTCGGCCGCTACGAGGCCGAGCGTCCGGCCGAGGACGTGGCCTACCGTCACGGCGACATCCGCTTCATCGCGCAGCCGGGCCGGGAGGAGGACTGA
- the hypC gene encoding HypC/HybG/HupF family hydrogenase formation chaperone produces the protein MCIGIPLQVLECAPGRALCGDERGARWIDTRLIEPPAPGDWLLVFLDAAREALDAGRAAQIREALRALQAVQAGDLAALDGLFADLDREPQLPPHLQAQLPPKEPNSP, from the coding sequence ATGTGCATCGGTATTCCCCTGCAGGTGCTGGAGTGCGCGCCGGGCCGCGCCCTGTGCGGCGACGAGCGCGGCGCGCGCTGGATCGACACGCGGCTGATCGAGCCGCCGGCGCCCGGCGACTGGCTGCTGGTGTTCCTCGATGCCGCCCGCGAAGCCCTCGATGCCGGGCGCGCCGCGCAGATCCGCGAGGCCCTGCGCGCGCTGCAGGCCGTGCAGGCGGGCGACCTGGCCGCCCTCGACGGCCTGTTCGCCGACCTCGACCGTGAGCCGCAACTGCCGCCCCACCTGCAGGCGCAACTGCCCCCCAAGGAGCCGAATAGCCCATGA
- a CDS encoding hydrogenase yields the protein MSHPLIERLTATLGYPLLDAAGLDRQVQAQPFSVLFFAGDPKRFPESLDVAVILPELVKAFPQLSPALIAGEDEAGLQGRYGFSVWPSLVFLKEGRYLGSLSRVLNWGEYLERIPAILAGEPEDLPRIPVLSLDGGAPSCSQMEISEP from the coding sequence ATGAGCCACCCCCTGATCGAGCGTCTGACCGCGACGCTCGGCTACCCCCTGCTGGACGCCGCCGGTCTCGACCGCCAGGTGCAGGCGCAGCCGTTCTCCGTGCTGTTCTTCGCCGGCGACCCCAAGCGCTTTCCCGAGTCGCTCGACGTCGCGGTGATCCTGCCGGAGCTGGTCAAGGCCTTCCCGCAGCTCAGTCCGGCGCTGATCGCCGGTGAAGACGAGGCCGGCCTGCAGGGGCGCTACGGTTTTTCCGTCTGGCCGAGCCTGGTGTTCCTCAAGGAGGGGCGTTACCTGGGCAGCCTGTCGCGGGTGCTGAACTGGGGCGAATACCTCGAGCGCATCCCGGCGATCCTCGCCGGCGAACCCGAGGACCTGCCACGCATTCCCGTGCTGTCGCTGGATGGCGGCGCACCTTCCTGTAGCCAAATGGAGATTAGCGAACCATGA
- a CDS encoding hydrogenase expression/formation protein, with product MTGDLPLLPPGFGPGSHGEKDRLDYLPMPREMHTFERPALPEPGQLGAHPIALALLERLQEALGAYRIGEQSRVIGLDRQPKADLKLLQQILGEGEVAIQVGGQRPARIQETVLAGVWWVQLQVGLGEVVGQWLEVADVPALVRRRAFAEARWPRLGALPDDLLNAGPVLVELLDAAKRHAERQLATPHVINLSLLPFSPEDQRFLAEQLGEGPVTVLSRGYGNCRIAATATPGIWRVQYFNSTDRLILDTLEVTSIPQVACAAREDIDDSAERLREIREALE from the coding sequence ATGACCGGCGATCTGCCCCTTCTCCCACCCGGCTTCGGCCCCGGCTCGCACGGCGAAAAGGACCGGCTCGACTACCTGCCGATGCCGCGCGAGATGCACACCTTCGAGCGTCCTGCGCTGCCGGAGCCCGGGCAACTGGGCGCGCACCCCATCGCCCTGGCGCTGCTGGAGCGGCTGCAGGAGGCGCTGGGCGCCTACCGGATCGGCGAGCAGAGCCGGGTGATCGGCCTCGACCGCCAGCCCAAGGCCGACCTGAAGCTGCTCCAGCAGATCCTCGGCGAGGGCGAGGTGGCGATCCAGGTCGGCGGCCAGCGCCCGGCGCGCATCCAGGAGACCGTGCTGGCCGGGGTCTGGTGGGTGCAGCTGCAGGTCGGCCTGGGCGAGGTCGTCGGCCAATGGCTGGAAGTGGCCGACGTTCCCGCGCTGGTGCGCCGTCGGGCCTTCGCCGAAGCCCGCTGGCCGCGCCTCGGCGCCCTGCCGGACGACCTGCTCAACGCCGGCCCGGTGCTGGTGGAGCTGCTCGACGCGGCGAAGCGGCATGCCGAGCGCCAGCTGGCCACGCCCCACGTGATCAACCTGTCGCTGCTGCCGTTCTCCCCCGAGGACCAGCGCTTCCTCGCCGAGCAGCTCGGCGAGGGCCCGGTGACCGTGCTGTCGCGCGGCTACGGCAACTGCCGCATCGCCGCCACCGCGACCCCCGGCATCTGGCGCGTGCAGTACTTCAACAGCACCGACCGGCTGATCCTCGACACCTTGGAGGTGACCAGCATCCCGCAGGTGGCCTGCGCCGCCCGGGAGGACATCGACGACTCCGCCGAACGGCTGCGCGAGATCCGCGAGGCGCTGGAGTGA
- a CDS encoding rubredoxin has translation MIARFEGSYLGDATRLADDAVLECKICWHRYDPAEGDEVWQIPAGTPFAALPAHWRCPQCDGDREQFMVVDD, from the coding sequence GTGATCGCGCGCTTCGAGGGCAGCTACCTGGGCGACGCCACGCGCCTGGCCGACGATGCCGTGCTCGAATGCAAGATCTGCTGGCACCGCTACGACCCCGCCGAGGGCGACGAGGTCTGGCAGATCCCGGCGGGCACGCCCTTCGCCGCGCTGCCGGCGCACTGGCGCTGCCCGCAGTGCGATGGCGACCGCGAGCAGTTCATGGTCGTGGACGACTGA
- the hybE gene encoding [NiFe]-hydrogenase assembly chaperone HybE, with protein sequence MLSVADIEAYYRAVGTRMAGLPVYNPALVVELLGWRAVEDVGALGVLITPWCMNLFWQPPADAALPAKGERAVLALPSGDYECTLHEDERLGRYASASLCSPMQDFPGQAEARAMAEEVLRLICAVPEPEPPPRLGRRALLRRALGGAP encoded by the coding sequence ATGCTCTCGGTGGCGGATATCGAGGCCTACTACCGGGCGGTCGGCACGCGCATGGCCGGTCTGCCGGTGTACAACCCGGCGCTCGTCGTGGAGCTGCTCGGCTGGCGCGCGGTCGAGGACGTCGGTGCGCTCGGCGTGCTGATCACGCCCTGGTGCATGAACCTGTTCTGGCAACCGCCGGCCGACGCCGCACTGCCGGCCAAGGGCGAGCGCGCGGTCTTGGCGCTGCCCTCCGGCGACTACGAATGCACCCTGCACGAGGACGAGCGCCTCGGCCGCTACGCCAGCGCCTCGCTGTGCTCGCCGATGCAGGACTTCCCCGGCCAGGCCGAGGCGCGGGCGATGGCCGAGGAGGTGCTGCGGCTGATCTGCGCCGTGCCGGAGCCCGAGCCGCCGCCTCGGCTCGGCCGCCGTGCCCTGCTACGTCGCGCTTTGGGCGGTGCGCCGTGA
- a CDS encoding nickel-dependent hydrogenase large subunit: protein MSGPDSLAGRLRVEVRLQEGIIRSVDTRLQRPLAQLSRLFVGQTAEAALACLPLLFSLCAAAQQMAALRALERAAGWTAIPEVEEGRTRLAELELIRESLLRLVQVWALPLPLERLKALLALCRQAASRLQPLSAFRAEPQPADPQLEETLAALVAAWTALQLPAPVDWLGARLKPWQAVALGGALPESVDPANLPALLTQLRAGDVRAEIAGAPRITGPAAIAGMQATAAAQIEQHVGALLRRTAQAIDSLQQQPPLPPAVAGLQAGEGVGLAQTARGALLHRVCLDEGTVGAWQLLAPTDWNFHADGPLRRRLCGVRVAEGDCEALLRELILALDPCVAFEVKIIHA from the coding sequence GTGAGCGGTCCGGACAGCCTGGCTGGACGCCTGCGGGTGGAGGTGCGGCTGCAGGAGGGCATCATCCGCAGCGTCGACACCCGGTTGCAGCGCCCGCTGGCGCAGCTTTCCCGCCTGTTCGTCGGGCAGACGGCGGAGGCGGCCCTGGCGTGCCTGCCGCTGCTGTTCAGCCTGTGCGCCGCGGCCCAGCAGATGGCGGCGCTGCGGGCGCTGGAGCGGGCCGCCGGCTGGACGGCGATTCCCGAGGTGGAAGAGGGCCGCACCCGGCTCGCCGAGCTGGAACTGATCCGCGAATCCCTGCTGCGTCTGGTGCAGGTCTGGGCGCTGCCGCTGCCCCTGGAGCGGCTCAAGGCGCTGCTCGCCCTGTGCCGGCAGGCCGCCAGCCGCCTGCAGCCGCTGAGCGCCTTTCGCGCTGAGCCGCAGCCGGCCGATCCGCAGCTGGAGGAGACCCTGGCCGCGCTGGTCGCCGCCTGGACCGCTCTGCAGTTGCCGGCACCGGTCGACTGGCTGGGCGCGCGGCTGAAGCCCTGGCAAGCGGTCGCGCTCGGCGGAGCGCTGCCGGAAAGCGTCGATCCGGCGAATCTGCCGGCACTGCTGACGCAGCTGCGTGCGGGCGACGTCCGGGCGGAAATCGCCGGTGCGCCGCGAATCACCGGCCCGGCCGCCATCGCCGGGATGCAGGCGACGGCCGCCGCGCAGATCGAGCAGCACGTCGGCGCGCTGCTGCGGCGCACGGCGCAGGCGATAGACTCGCTGCAGCAGCAGCCGCCGCTGCCGCCGGCGGTGGCCGGGCTGCAGGCGGGGGAGGGCGTCGGCCTGGCGCAGACCGCCCGCGGCGCTCTGCTGCACCGGGTGTGTCTGGACGAGGGGACGGTCGGCGCCTGGCAGCTGCTGGCGCCGACCGACTGGAATTTCCATGCCGACGGCCCGCTGCGCCGCCGGCTGTGCGGCGTGCGGGTGGCCGAAGGAGATTGCGAGGCGCTGCTGCGCGAGCTGATCCTTGCGCTCGATCCCTGCGTCGCGTTCGAGGTGAAGATCATTCATGCATGA
- the hypA gene encoding hydrogenase maturation nickel metallochaperone HypA, protein MHEMSIAEGIVQLLEEQAAAQRFERVKAVWLEIGPLAAVEVESLRFCFEAVTRGSLAEGARLEIVELPGRAWCLGCNASVAIRRRYDACPQCGSYRLQVTQGDELRVKELEVE, encoded by the coding sequence ATGCATGAGATGTCGATCGCCGAGGGCATCGTCCAGCTGCTGGAGGAGCAGGCCGCGGCGCAGCGCTTCGAGCGGGTCAAGGCGGTGTGGCTGGAGATCGGCCCGCTGGCCGCGGTCGAGGTCGAGTCGCTGCGCTTCTGCTTCGAGGCGGTGACCCGCGGCAGTCTCGCCGAGGGCGCGCGCCTGGAGATCGTCGAGCTGCCGGGGCGCGCCTGGTGCCTCGGCTGCAACGCCAGCGTGGCGATCCGCCGACGCTACGACGCCTGCCCGCAGTGCGGCAGTTACCGATTGCAGGTCACCCAGGGCGACGAGCTGCGGGTCAAGGAACTGGAGGTAGAATAA